The Pungitius pungitius chromosome 8, fPunPun2.1, whole genome shotgun sequence genome has a window encoding:
- the LOC119229508 gene encoding band 4.1-like protein 1 isoform X5 → MQDSASDAKMAKQEHNSKHLDEPRETDDMSEKTSPNKNLKSPQKGSKRLKTAPFKMTLLDSSEFEGEIEKHSKGQTLMDMVCEHLNLLEKDYFALTFADTDTQKNWLDPSKEIKKQMRNSPWHFAFTVKFYPPDPSQLTEDITRYYLCLQLRDDMLSGRLPCSFVTHALLGSYSVQAELGDYDQDDHGTDYVSDFRFAPNQTRELEERVMELHRNYKGMTPAEAEINFLENAKKLSMYGVDLHHAKDSEGIDIMLGVCANGLLIYRDRLRINRFAWPKILKISYKRSNFYIKIRPGEYEQFESTIGFKLPNHRAAKRLWKVCIEHHTFFRLVSPEPPPKGFLVMGSKFRYSGRTQAQTRQASALIDRPAPHFERSASKRYLLSRSLDGAEFTRPPSGMCENHDGLSHRSAGERRRLHSLSVDEQETELEPSLELDEEERDPELAKETGHDYDGDVTPSRKKEFMEEAGSPVDSKQESDQEATPRHKREFLDKSKDVLLKHQASINELKRTLREPSSKLSNREKRLSATSPNGTPEKKASAGKDPVNDVSVEGFVQKTMVASPEGSEEWVLIEKQETYQRDRDPDQDPLLTTESSWERRELEREIDIAKMIHKDVTGYDRKEMKSHSDDFTSKDWPREADEHSEPRTANRSRFVIQLTENSDSFRDKPQSKPSPASAPNDVPAASRQVKERTASKPRKKRRPQSLNLGRPADLVYATGSGDSTEEENEGSGSDKSPEGNSQILRDSEKVKDDDRSRKGHPVKVFKDSQQEHTSIGEPEQVKRTVSQVEPADVDSVNGLKAEHESSSAGTKVDGGKKVHGRGLIDNKELAEVKLRQVRTHERKVSSSGGEDVEGFTGGQRTLVHRLTGSSCQSEISRIVPLKPERSKSVASKDERDGPGQDELTWALRRDYRWSVGSPEGSSDLSWAEAGAAAPRPAFAEDLEGVAKTDRPDDGHQSARRPAESHLFGSKILPLSKAGPPAPPVKTQKARESGLMLRNSRNAGREPSLDAARKRHSEPVSNPAIYEAPFADFKKELGDRRPQPSLASEEEEEEQERDTLASMRETQLGIERKCSSMTVSSTSSLEAEVDFTVIMDLHSGSEDFSKCASETGGRERQPEVGREDFEETSRFYSARLMGSRDKFPMEEKLPEEGAHHEPPVAKKEASAVSMAHMLKRADSKTESHANGSEGKPAAMHVSPQVKAGSQGRESVVSPLTITAESVTSATTTQVTKTVKGGYSETRIEKRIIITGDDDVDQHQALAMAIQEAKQQHPDMLVTKAVVIRETESPTEELQQQRAES, encoded by the exons ATGCAGGACTCCGCCTCGGACGCCAAGATGGCCAAACAG GAACACAACTCCAAGCATCTGGATGAACCCAGAGAAACGGACGACATGTCAGAGAAGACGTCTCCAAACAAGAACCTCAAGTCTCCCCAGAAAGGCTCCAAACGACTGAAAACCGCCCCCTTCAAAATGACCCTGCTGGACTCCTCCGAGTTTGAAGGTGAAATTGAG aAACACTCGAAAGGACAGACCCTGATGGACATGGTGTGTGAGCACCTCAACCTGCTGGAGAAGGACTACTTTGCCCTGACCTTTGCCGACACGGACACCCAGAAG AACTGGTTGGACCCCTCAAAGGAGATCAAGAAGCAGATGCGCA ACTCTCCATGGCACTTTGCCTTTACTGTCAAGTTCTACCCTCCTGACCCCTCGCAGCTCACCGAGGATATTACCAG GTACTACCTGTGTCTGCAGCTGAGGGATGACATGCTGTCAGGTCGGCTGCCGTGCTCGTTCGTCACTCACGCCCTCCTGGGCTCCTACAGCGTGCAGGCCGAGCTGGGGGACTACGACCAGGACGACCACGGCACCGACTACGTCAGCGACTTCCGCTTTGCCCCCAATCAGACTcgcgagctggaggagagggtgaTGGAGCTCCATCGAAACTACAA GGGGATGACTCCAGCAGAGGCTGAAATTAACTTCCTGGAGAATGCAAAGAAACTGTCCATGTACGGAGTGGACCTCCATCATGCTAAG GATTCTGAAGGGATCGACATCATGTTGGGTGTCTGTGCCAACGGGCTGCTGATCTACCGCGACCGGCTGAGGATCAACCGATTCGCCTGGCCAAAGATCCTAAAGATCTCCTATAAGAGGAGCAACTTCTACATCAAGATACGCCCCGGAGAG TACGAGCAGTTTGAAAGCACAATCGGCTTTAAGCTTCCAAACCACAGAGCTGCCAAGAGACTGTGGAAGGTCTGCATCGAGCATCACACCTTCTTCAG gTTGGTGTCTCCAGAGCCTCCTCCGAAAGGCTTCTTGGTGATGGGTTCAAAGTTCCGATACAGCGGAAGGACGCAAGCTCAAACCAGACAGGCCAGTGCCCTCATAGACCGGCCCGCTCCGCACTTTGAGCGTTCCGCCAGCAAGAGGTACCTGCTTTCCAGGAGCTTGGACGGAG CAGAGTTCACGCGGCCGCCTTCCGGCATGTGCGAGAACCACGACGGCCTGTCTCACCGCAGCGCCGGCGAACGTCGGCGCCTCCACAGCCTCTCCGTGGACGAGCAGGAGACCGAGCTGGAGCCCAGTTTGGAGCTGGACGAGGAGGAAAGGGACCCCGAGCTGGCCAAGGAGACGGGACACGACTACGACGGCGATGTCACTCCGAGCAGGAAGAAAGAGTTCATG GAGGAGGCTGGCTCACCAGTCGACAGTAAACAGGAG TCGGACCAGGAGGCCACTCCTCGGCACAAACGGGAG TTCCTGGATAAGTCGAAGGACGTCCTGCTGAAGCACCAGGCCAGCATCAACGAGCTGAAGAGAACCCTCCGGGAGCCCAGCAGCAAGCTGTCGAACCGCGAGAAGCGTCTGTCGGCCACCTCCCCGAATGGCACCCCGGAGAAGAAGGCT TCGGCGGGGAAGGACCCTGTTAACGATGTGTCTGTTGAGGGGTTCGTCCAGAAGACAATGGTGGCTTCACCTGAG GGCTCTGAGGAGTGGGTATTGATTGAAAAACAAGAAACTTATCAACGGGACCGTGACCCGGACCAGGACCCATTGCTTACAACTGAATCCTCATGGGAGAGAagggagctggagagagagatagaCATAGCCAAGATGATACACAAAGATGTAACAGGGTACGAcaggaaagaaatgaaaagccaTAGCGATGATTTTACATCCAAAGATTGGCCCAGAGAGGCAGACGAGCACTCTGAGCCGCGCACGGCTAACAGAAGCCGTTTTGTGATTCAATTAACGGAGAATTCAGACTCCTTCAGAGACAAACCTCAAAGCAAACCATCTCCAGCCTCGGCCCCCAACGATGTGCCCGCCGCCTCCCGGCAGGTAAAGGAGCGCACGGCTTCTAAACCGCGCAAAAAGAGGAGACCCCAGAGCTTGAACCTGGGGAGGCCTGCCGACCTCGTGTACGCAACAGGAAGCGGGGATTCCACCGAAGAAGAGAACGAAGGTTCGGGGTCCGACAAAAGCCCAGAAGGAAACTCCCAAATTCTGCGTGATTCCGAGAAGGTGAAAGATGATGACCGGTCCAGGAAGGGTCATCCGGTCAAGGTCTTTAAAGACAGCCAACAAGAGCATACGTCGATAGGTGAACCAGAGCAGGTCAAGAGGACAGTGAGCCAGGTTGAGCCCGCCGACGTCGACTCAGTGAACGGACTCAAGGCCGAACACGAGAGTTCATCCGCCGGCACTAAAGTGGACGGTGGCAAGAAGGTGCACGGACGGGGCCTCATCGACAACAAAGAGCTGGCCGAGGTCAAGCTGCGACAGGTGCGGACGCATGAGAGGAAGGTCAGTAGTTCCGGGGGGGAGGACGTGGAGGGTTTCACGGGGGGGCAGAGGACACTCGTCCACCGCCTCACGGGCAGCAGCTGCCAGTCGGAGATCTCCAGGATCGTCCCTCTCAAGCCCGAGCGCTCCAAAAGCGTGGCGTCCAAGGACGAACGGGACGGCCCGGGACAGGACGAGCTCACGTGGGCCCTCAGGAGAGACTACCGCTGGTCGGTGGGCTCTCCGGAGGGATCCTCGGACCTCTCCTGGGCAGAGGccggcgccgccgccccccgTCCGGCGTTTGCGGAAGACCTGGAGGGTGTCGCTAAAACGGATCGCCCCGACGACGGCCACCAGTCCGCGAGACGACCCGCAGAGAGCCACTTGTTCGGCTCAAAGATTTTGCCGCTTTCCAAAGCGGGCCCCCCGGCGCCGCCTGTGAAAACGCAGAAGGCTCGCGAGTCCGGGCTCATGCTGCGGAACAGCCGAAACGCCGGCAGGGAGCCGAGCCTGGACGCGGCCAGGAAGAGGCACTCG gAGCCTGTCTCCAATCCCGCCATTTATGAAGCGCCGTTCGCTGATTTCAAG AAGGAGCTCGGCGACAGGAGGCCTCAGCCGAGCCTGgcctccgaggaggaggaggaggaacaggagcGCGACACCTTGGCCTCCATGAGAGAAACCCAACTGGGCATCGAGCGCAAGTGCTCCAGCATGACGGTCAGCTCCACGTCCAGCCTGGAGGCCGAGGTCGACTTCACCGTCATCATGGACCTCCACTCCGGCTCCGAGGACTTCTCCAAGTGCGCGTCGGAGACGGGAGGCAGGGAGCGGCAGCCCGAGGTGGGCCGGGAGGACTTTGAGGAGACCTCGCGGTTCTACTCCGCCCGTCTGATGGGCTCCCGGGACAAGTTTCCCATGGAGGAGAAGCTTCCTGAGGAGGGAGCACATCATGAG CCTCCTGTGGCCAAGAAGGAAGCCAGTGCTGTGAGCATGGCCCACATGCTGAAGAGGGCTGACTCCAAGACGGAGAGCCATGCGAATGGATCGGAGGGgaagcctgccgccatgcatgTCTCCCCTCAG GTAAAGGCCGGATCCCAGGGGAGGGAGTCCGTTGTGTCCCCGCTGACCATCACCGCTGAGAGCGTCACCTCAGCAACCACAACTCAAGTTACCAAG ACTGTGAAAGGAGGCTACTCAGAGACCAGAATCGAGAAGAGGATCATAATCACAGGAGACGATGACGTGGACCAACATCAG GCCCTCGCCATGGCGATCCAAGAGGCCAAACAGCAGCACCCCGACATGCTGGTGACAAAAGCTGTGGTCATCAGGGAAACCGAGTCTCCGACTGAGGAGCTACAGCAGCAGCGAGCCGAG TCCTGA
- the LOC119229508 gene encoding band 4.1-like protein 1 isoform X3 has product MQDSASDAKMAKQEHNSKHLDEPRETDDMSEKTSPNKNLKSPQKGSKRLKTAPFKMTLLDSSEFEGEIEKHSKGQTLMDMVCEHLNLLEKDYFALTFADTDTQKNWLDPSKEIKKQMRNSPWHFAFTVKFYPPDPSQLTEDITRYYLCLQLRDDMLSGRLPCSFVTHALLGSYSVQAELGDYDQDDHGTDYVSDFRFAPNQTRELEERVMELHRNYKGMTPAEAEINFLENAKKLSMYGVDLHHAKDSEGIDIMLGVCANGLLIYRDRLRINRFAWPKILKISYKRSNFYIKIRPGEYEQFESTIGFKLPNHRAAKRLWKVCIEHHTFFRLVSPEPPPKGFLVMGSKFRYSGRTQAQTRQASALIDRPAPHFERSASKRYLLSRSLDGAEFTRPPSGMCENHDGLSHRSAGERRRLHSLSVDEQETELEPSLELDEEERDPELAKETGHDYDGDVTPSRKKEFMEEAGSPVDSKQESDQEATPRHKREFLDKSKDVLLKHQASINELKRTLREPSSKLSNREKRLSATSPNGTPEKKASAGKDPVNDVSVEGFVQKTMVASPEGSEEWVLIEKQETYQRDRDPDQDPLLTTESSWERRELEREIDIAKMIHKDVTGYDRKEMKSHSDDFTSKDWPREADEHSEPRTANRSRFVIQLTENSDSFRDKPQSKPSPASAPNDVPAASRQVKERTASKPRKKRRPQSLNLGRPADLVYATGSGDSTEEENEGSGSDKSPEGNSQILRDSEKVKDDDRSRKGHPVKVFKDSQQEHTSIGEPEQVKRTVSQVEPADVDSVNGLKAEHESSSAGTKVDGGKKVHGRGLIDNKELAEVKLRQVRTHERKVSSSGGEDVEGFTGGQRTLVHRLTGSSCQSEISRIVPLKPERSKSVASKDERDGPGQDELTWALRRDYRWSVGSPEGSSDLSWAEAGAAAPRPAFAEDLEGVAKTDRPDDGHQSARRPAESHLFGSKILPLSKAGPPAPPVKTQKARESGLMLRNSRNAGREPSLDAARKRHSEPVSNPAIYEAPFADFKELGDRRPQPSLASEEEEEEQERDTLASMRETQLGIERKCSSMTVSSTSSLEAEVDFTVIMDLHSGSEDFSKCASETGGRERQPEVGREDFEETSRFYSARLMGSRDKFPMEEKLPEEGAHHEPPVAKKEASAVSMAHMLKRADSKTESHANGSEGKPAAMHVSPQNFRVVSTREAPAVLKENGSPVKAGSQGRESVVSPLTITAESVTSATTTQVTKTVKGGYSETRIEKRIIITGDDDVDQHQALAMAIQEAKQQHPDMLVTKAVVIRETESPTEELQQQRAES; this is encoded by the exons ATGCAGGACTCCGCCTCGGACGCCAAGATGGCCAAACAG GAACACAACTCCAAGCATCTGGATGAACCCAGAGAAACGGACGACATGTCAGAGAAGACGTCTCCAAACAAGAACCTCAAGTCTCCCCAGAAAGGCTCCAAACGACTGAAAACCGCCCCCTTCAAAATGACCCTGCTGGACTCCTCCGAGTTTGAAGGTGAAATTGAG aAACACTCGAAAGGACAGACCCTGATGGACATGGTGTGTGAGCACCTCAACCTGCTGGAGAAGGACTACTTTGCCCTGACCTTTGCCGACACGGACACCCAGAAG AACTGGTTGGACCCCTCAAAGGAGATCAAGAAGCAGATGCGCA ACTCTCCATGGCACTTTGCCTTTACTGTCAAGTTCTACCCTCCTGACCCCTCGCAGCTCACCGAGGATATTACCAG GTACTACCTGTGTCTGCAGCTGAGGGATGACATGCTGTCAGGTCGGCTGCCGTGCTCGTTCGTCACTCACGCCCTCCTGGGCTCCTACAGCGTGCAGGCCGAGCTGGGGGACTACGACCAGGACGACCACGGCACCGACTACGTCAGCGACTTCCGCTTTGCCCCCAATCAGACTcgcgagctggaggagagggtgaTGGAGCTCCATCGAAACTACAA GGGGATGACTCCAGCAGAGGCTGAAATTAACTTCCTGGAGAATGCAAAGAAACTGTCCATGTACGGAGTGGACCTCCATCATGCTAAG GATTCTGAAGGGATCGACATCATGTTGGGTGTCTGTGCCAACGGGCTGCTGATCTACCGCGACCGGCTGAGGATCAACCGATTCGCCTGGCCAAAGATCCTAAAGATCTCCTATAAGAGGAGCAACTTCTACATCAAGATACGCCCCGGAGAG TACGAGCAGTTTGAAAGCACAATCGGCTTTAAGCTTCCAAACCACAGAGCTGCCAAGAGACTGTGGAAGGTCTGCATCGAGCATCACACCTTCTTCAG gTTGGTGTCTCCAGAGCCTCCTCCGAAAGGCTTCTTGGTGATGGGTTCAAAGTTCCGATACAGCGGAAGGACGCAAGCTCAAACCAGACAGGCCAGTGCCCTCATAGACCGGCCCGCTCCGCACTTTGAGCGTTCCGCCAGCAAGAGGTACCTGCTTTCCAGGAGCTTGGACGGAG CAGAGTTCACGCGGCCGCCTTCCGGCATGTGCGAGAACCACGACGGCCTGTCTCACCGCAGCGCCGGCGAACGTCGGCGCCTCCACAGCCTCTCCGTGGACGAGCAGGAGACCGAGCTGGAGCCCAGTTTGGAGCTGGACGAGGAGGAAAGGGACCCCGAGCTGGCCAAGGAGACGGGACACGACTACGACGGCGATGTCACTCCGAGCAGGAAGAAAGAGTTCATG GAGGAGGCTGGCTCACCAGTCGACAGTAAACAGGAG TCGGACCAGGAGGCCACTCCTCGGCACAAACGGGAG TTCCTGGATAAGTCGAAGGACGTCCTGCTGAAGCACCAGGCCAGCATCAACGAGCTGAAGAGAACCCTCCGGGAGCCCAGCAGCAAGCTGTCGAACCGCGAGAAGCGTCTGTCGGCCACCTCCCCGAATGGCACCCCGGAGAAGAAGGCT TCGGCGGGGAAGGACCCTGTTAACGATGTGTCTGTTGAGGGGTTCGTCCAGAAGACAATGGTGGCTTCACCTGAG GGCTCTGAGGAGTGGGTATTGATTGAAAAACAAGAAACTTATCAACGGGACCGTGACCCGGACCAGGACCCATTGCTTACAACTGAATCCTCATGGGAGAGAagggagctggagagagagatagaCATAGCCAAGATGATACACAAAGATGTAACAGGGTACGAcaggaaagaaatgaaaagccaTAGCGATGATTTTACATCCAAAGATTGGCCCAGAGAGGCAGACGAGCACTCTGAGCCGCGCACGGCTAACAGAAGCCGTTTTGTGATTCAATTAACGGAGAATTCAGACTCCTTCAGAGACAAACCTCAAAGCAAACCATCTCCAGCCTCGGCCCCCAACGATGTGCCCGCCGCCTCCCGGCAGGTAAAGGAGCGCACGGCTTCTAAACCGCGCAAAAAGAGGAGACCCCAGAGCTTGAACCTGGGGAGGCCTGCCGACCTCGTGTACGCAACAGGAAGCGGGGATTCCACCGAAGAAGAGAACGAAGGTTCGGGGTCCGACAAAAGCCCAGAAGGAAACTCCCAAATTCTGCGTGATTCCGAGAAGGTGAAAGATGATGACCGGTCCAGGAAGGGTCATCCGGTCAAGGTCTTTAAAGACAGCCAACAAGAGCATACGTCGATAGGTGAACCAGAGCAGGTCAAGAGGACAGTGAGCCAGGTTGAGCCCGCCGACGTCGACTCAGTGAACGGACTCAAGGCCGAACACGAGAGTTCATCCGCCGGCACTAAAGTGGACGGTGGCAAGAAGGTGCACGGACGGGGCCTCATCGACAACAAAGAGCTGGCCGAGGTCAAGCTGCGACAGGTGCGGACGCATGAGAGGAAGGTCAGTAGTTCCGGGGGGGAGGACGTGGAGGGTTTCACGGGGGGGCAGAGGACACTCGTCCACCGCCTCACGGGCAGCAGCTGCCAGTCGGAGATCTCCAGGATCGTCCCTCTCAAGCCCGAGCGCTCCAAAAGCGTGGCGTCCAAGGACGAACGGGACGGCCCGGGACAGGACGAGCTCACGTGGGCCCTCAGGAGAGACTACCGCTGGTCGGTGGGCTCTCCGGAGGGATCCTCGGACCTCTCCTGGGCAGAGGccggcgccgccgccccccgTCCGGCGTTTGCGGAAGACCTGGAGGGTGTCGCTAAAACGGATCGCCCCGACGACGGCCACCAGTCCGCGAGACGACCCGCAGAGAGCCACTTGTTCGGCTCAAAGATTTTGCCGCTTTCCAAAGCGGGCCCCCCGGCGCCGCCTGTGAAAACGCAGAAGGCTCGCGAGTCCGGGCTCATGCTGCGGAACAGCCGAAACGCCGGCAGGGAGCCGAGCCTGGACGCGGCCAGGAAGAGGCACTCG gAGCCTGTCTCCAATCCCGCCATTTATGAAGCGCCGTTCGCTGATTTCAAG GAGCTCGGCGACAGGAGGCCTCAGCCGAGCCTGgcctccgaggaggaggaggaggaacaggagcGCGACACCTTGGCCTCCATGAGAGAAACCCAACTGGGCATCGAGCGCAAGTGCTCCAGCATGACGGTCAGCTCCACGTCCAGCCTGGAGGCCGAGGTCGACTTCACCGTCATCATGGACCTCCACTCCGGCTCCGAGGACTTCTCCAAGTGCGCGTCGGAGACGGGAGGCAGGGAGCGGCAGCCCGAGGTGGGCCGGGAGGACTTTGAGGAGACCTCGCGGTTCTACTCCGCCCGTCTGATGGGCTCCCGGGACAAGTTTCCCATGGAGGAGAAGCTTCCTGAGGAGGGAGCACATCATGAG CCTCCTGTGGCCAAGAAGGAAGCCAGTGCTGTGAGCATGGCCCACATGCTGAAGAGGGCTGACTCCAAGACGGAGAGCCATGCGAATGGATCGGAGGGgaagcctgccgccatgcatgTCTCCCCTCAG AACTTCCGAGTTGTCAGCACGCGGGAAGCTCCCGCTGTCCTTAAAGAAAATGGCTCCCCG GTAAAGGCCGGATCCCAGGGGAGGGAGTCCGTTGTGTCCCCGCTGACCATCACCGCTGAGAGCGTCACCTCAGCAACCACAACTCAAGTTACCAAG ACTGTGAAAGGAGGCTACTCAGAGACCAGAATCGAGAAGAGGATCATAATCACAGGAGACGATGACGTGGACCAACATCAG GCCCTCGCCATGGCGATCCAAGAGGCCAAACAGCAGCACCCCGACATGCTGGTGACAAAAGCTGTGGTCATCAGGGAAACCGAGTCTCCGACTGAGGAGCTACAGCAGCAGCGAGCCGAG TCCTGA